The Desulfovibrio desulfuricans DSM 642 genome contains a region encoding:
- a CDS encoding HD domain-containing phosphohydrolase, which translates to MEVVLRGVRGSIAVPAPAMSFYGGNTSCVELRSDNGALIFFDAGTGLRQAGENLPESGTCHLFISHGHTDHIQGLGFFPPLHSPRWTTHIYIPVWLEDVLDNHFAHGMFPIPFSDFAGNVVRHSLEPGDLVHPADGVAVAAIAANHPGGALAYRVCADNAIFVYSGDYEITRAHEVQQAARELLEGADLAVVDSMYSKASYIEGWGHSRWEDWRDLGHAAGLGCIVLSHHAPDMRDAQIDALQREALHSCQMSGQRLCFAREGMRFSLPMPRQQACGECGLVQFSDWLDRFLDDLSQYQDENTLLDRILAKSREITRADAGTIFLVDGEDLLFAYTHNDSLFSVNTASKFAYSSARLPINPHSIAGYAACTGEMLNIVDVRALPKDLSFSFRDDFDNATGYHTESMLVVPFHDHAGHISGVMQLINSLDPRTGKPRKFTHDMERHIRVLAREIANILERSHLVRASINRLVRLASVHDPLETGPHAERVGAIAAEMYQVRANRLCLDPDVTLHVKSQIRLAAMLHDIGKVGVSDLLLKKPGKLSDEEMAVMRSHTIIGSGILEAEAQSGGFMIFACEIAHHHHQKWNGKGYAGPSDAGRLEGEDIPLAARITAIADVFDALVSPRSYKAAWPHEKALALLREEAGSHFDPQLVECLEEIMDVVAKIYERFPDAEPEQAKRDTAS; encoded by the coding sequence ATGGAAGTAGTGCTCAGAGGCGTGCGCGGCAGCATTGCCGTGCCAGCTCCGGCCATGTCGTTTTACGGTGGCAACACCTCTTGCGTTGAACTGCGTTCCGACAACGGGGCGCTCATCTTTTTCGATGCTGGCACCGGTCTGCGGCAGGCTGGCGAAAACCTGCCGGAAAGCGGCACCTGCCATCTTTTTATTTCGCACGGGCATACAGACCACATCCAGGGGCTGGGGTTCTTTCCGCCCCTGCATTCCCCCCGCTGGACAACCCACATCTATATTCCTGTCTGGCTTGAGGACGTGCTGGACAATCACTTTGCCCACGGCATGTTCCCCATACCATTCAGCGACTTTGCCGGAAACGTTGTGCGGCACAGCCTTGAACCCGGTGACCTGGTGCATCCCGCCGATGGCGTCGCGGTTGCGGCCATAGCGGCCAACCATCCCGGCGGCGCGCTTGCCTACAGGGTTTGCGCCGACAATGCCATTTTTGTGTACTCCGGCGATTATGAAATCACCCGCGCCCATGAAGTGCAGCAGGCGGCGCGCGAACTGCTTGAAGGCGCGGATCTGGCTGTTGTGGACAGCATGTACAGCAAGGCCAGTTATATTGAAGGCTGGGGGCATTCCCGCTGGGAAGACTGGCGTGATCTGGGCCATGCTGCCGGGTTGGGCTGTATTGTACTTTCACACCATGCGCCGGATATGAGGGACGCGCAGATAGACGCACTACAGCGCGAGGCCTTGCACAGTTGCCAGATGAGCGGGCAGCGCCTGTGCTTTGCGCGTGAGGGCATGCGGTTCAGCCTGCCCATGCCCAGGCAGCAGGCCTGTGGGGAATGCGGTCTGGTTCAGTTCAGCGACTGGCTCGACAGATTTCTGGACGACCTTTCGCAGTATCAGGACGAAAACACGCTGCTCGACCGCATACTCGCCAAATCCCGAGAGATCACGCGGGCTGATGCCGGAACCATTTTTCTTGTTGATGGGGAAGATCTGCTCTTTGCCTATACGCACAACGACAGTCTGTTTTCTGTAAACACTGCCTCAAAGTTCGCCTATTCCTCGGCGCGCCTGCCCATCAATCCCCATTCCATTGCGGGCTATGCGGCCTGCACGGGCGAAATGCTCAATATTGTGGATGTGCGCGCCTTGCCGAAGGATTTGTCGTTTTCGTTCCGCGATGATTTTGACAATGCCACGGGATACCACACGGAATCCATGCTCGTGGTGCCTTTTCACGACCACGCGGGGCACATCTCGGGTGTGATGCAGCTCATCAACAGCCTTGATCCGCGCACGGGCAAGCCCCGCAAGTTCACGCACGACATGGAGCGGCACATACGGGTGCTGGCCCGCGAAATCGCCAATATCCTTGAACGCAGCCATCTGGTGCGGGCAAGCATCAACAGGCTTGTGCGGCTGGCCTCCGTGCATGACCCGCTCGAAACTGGCCCCCATGCCGAGCGCGTGGGCGCCATTGCCGCAGAAATGTATCAGGTGCGGGCCAACCGCCTGTGCCTTGACCCGGACGTGACCCTGCACGTCAAAAGCCAGATACGCCTTGCCGCCATGCTGCACGACATAGGCAAGGTGGGCGTGAGCGATCTGCTGCTGAAAAAGCCGGGTAAGCTCTCTGATGAAGAAATGGCCGTCATGCGGTCGCATACGATTATTGGCTCGGGTATTCTGGAGGCAGAGGCTCAGAGCGGCGGATTCATGATCTTTGCCTGCGAGATAGCCCACCATCACCACCAGAAATGGAACGGCAAGGGCTATGCAGGCCCAAGCGACGCGGGCAGGCTGGAAGGGGAGGATATCCCCCTCGCGGCACGTATAACCGCCATTGCCGATGTGTTTGACGCGCTGGTTTCCCCGCGTTCGTACAAGGCAGCATGGCCGCACGAAAAGGCTCTTGCCCTCTTGCGCGAGGAGGCGGGCAGCCATTTTGACCCCCAGCTTGTGGAATGCCTTGAAGAAATCATGGACGTTGTCGCCAAAATCTATGAACGCTTTCCTGATGCGGAGCCGGAACAGGCAAAACGCGATACTGCTTCATGA
- the pth gene encoding aminoacyl-tRNA hydrolase, giving the protein MDYKGVIVGLGNPGAKYDHTRHNCGFDFVTYLVELAARDGEASQQNGGKFSCELWRLRLPKLGGLWLAAKPQTFMNLSGQCVQPLLAWHKLKPHDLVVVHDELDIPAGELRFKLGGGNAGHNGLKSITELLGTPDFYRLRMGIGRPPHKGDVTNWVLGRPEGEDAKNIENSMELAADTLFAFADKGLDSAVRAARKAS; this is encoded by the coding sequence ATGGACTATAAAGGCGTTATCGTAGGCTTGGGCAATCCCGGCGCCAAATACGACCATACACGTCATAACTGCGGTTTTGATTTTGTGACCTATCTGGTTGAGCTCGCCGCCAGAGACGGCGAAGCGAGTCAGCAGAATGGCGGCAAATTTTCATGCGAATTATGGCGCTTGCGCCTGCCAAAGCTTGGGGGCTTGTGGCTTGCGGCCAAACCGCAGACATTCATGAACCTGAGCGGCCAGTGCGTGCAGCCGCTGCTCGCCTGGCACAAACTCAAGCCGCACGATCTTGTTGTTGTACATGACGAACTGGACATCCCCGCCGGGGAGCTTCGCTTCAAACTTGGCGGGGGTAATGCCGGGCATAATGGGCTGAAATCCATCACAGAACTTTTGGGAACGCCAGATTTTTACCGCTTGCGCATGGGGATTGGTCGGCCCCCTCACAAGGGTGACGTGACAAACTGGGTGCTGGGCCGACCTGAAGGCGAAGATGCAAAAAACATTGAAAATTCGATGGAACTTGCCGCCGATACATTGTTTGCCTTTGCCGATAAAGGACTCGACAGCGCTGTTCGCGCTGCGCGAAAGGCATCCTGA
- a CDS encoding CHASE2 domain-containing protein, with protein sequence MNIADALKRLLRQPWLFTALVGLCGGLAMLALYVVQPVALQRLDLRIYDALLPLRRQSEPSPVPLVVDIDEESLARYGQWPWPRYLVADLVDRLAQNGAASIGLDIMFAEPDRTSPASMREGLYRDRGVTLEIVGLPSYLGDFDTLLAASVRAAPVVLGAFARYAGEPYSGPMPQPPAMIARGGKDAPPFDAYLPTALGAVLPLPQLFTEAPVGFVNVSPDADGLVRQVPLLLRLGDAVYPSLALQALMRALGADALRLYTGPDGLFSVAAGEFKIPVSREGYMLVPFQGGRHTYRYISAAKVLDGSAKRADIDGCIVFVGTSAPGLADIRATPFDRVMPGVEVHAAAIDAMIGGNFVQSPSWGPGAQALIIAFVACAATLAFGFAGPRVYVPSSLALMGATLVASRQLFMGGLFLSPLYGLLTTLLCGGLLLSVRFWQEEKQKIVLRRAFSRYVSPEVVKRISNRQGDLLAGENRELSILFTDIRGFTSLSETLSPQDVVQLLNRYFTPMTAIVRSRQGTLDKFIGDALMAFWNAPLDVPGHPALAVDAALSMQEQLEALNGEIEASFGIRLAMGAGIHTGQAYVGNMGSDDLINYTLIGDNVNLASRLEGLCKRYGAPVVVSGDTREGCGDAFAFVHLDVLRVKGKTRPVSIYWPMRQGMDGIFQAAMPQWSAARALYEKGDFAKAAAGFAVLTKSYPSIRLFGLYHERTLMLAQNPPARWDGIWTMEGK encoded by the coding sequence ATGAACATTGCAGATGCCCTGAAACGGCTGCTACGGCAGCCGTGGCTTTTCACCGCCCTTGTGGGGCTGTGCGGGGGCCTTGCCATGCTGGCTCTGTATGTTGTGCAGCCTGTGGCACTGCAACGCCTTGATCTGAGAATTTACGATGCACTGCTGCCTCTGCGGCGGCAAAGCGAGCCTTCTCCGGTACCCCTTGTTGTCGATATAGACGAGGAATCCCTGGCCCGGTACGGGCAGTGGCCCTGGCCCCGGTATCTGGTTGCCGACCTTGTAGACAGGCTGGCGCAAAACGGCGCTGCATCCATCGGGCTGGATATCATGTTTGCAGAGCCGGACAGAACCTCGCCCGCGAGCATGCGCGAGGGGCTTTATCGAGACAGGGGCGTGACGCTAGAAATTGTGGGCCTGCCTTCATATCTTGGGGATTTTGATACCTTGCTTGCCGCCTCCGTGCGCGCCGCGCCCGTGGTGCTGGGCGCGTTTGCCCGCTATGCGGGCGAGCCGTATTCCGGCCCCATGCCACAGCCTCCGGCCATGATAGCGCGGGGCGGCAAGGACGCCCCCCCATTCGATGCCTATTTGCCGACAGCCCTTGGTGCAGTTTTGCCCCTGCCGCAGCTTTTTACCGAGGCCCCCGTGGGTTTTGTGAATGTGTCGCCCGATGCTGATGGCCTTGTGCGGCAGGTTCCGCTGCTCCTCAGGCTTGGCGATGCCGTTTACCCCTCGCTGGCCTTGCAGGCCCTCATGCGCGCGCTGGGAGCTGATGCCCTGCGGCTTTACACAGGGCCGGACGGGCTTTTCAGCGTGGCGGCGGGGGAGTTCAAAATTCCGGTTTCGCGCGAGGGCTATATGCTGGTTCCCTTTCAGGGGGGGCGGCATACCTATCGGTATATCAGCGCCGCCAAGGTGCTGGATGGCAGTGCAAAGCGGGCTGATATTGACGGTTGCATTGTTTTTGTGGGCACGTCCGCACCCGGTCTGGCCGACATCCGCGCAACGCCCTTTGACAGGGTGATGCCGGGGGTGGAGGTGCATGCGGCGGCCATAGACGCCATGATCGGCGGCAATTTTGTGCAGTCGCCATCCTGGGGGCCGGGTGCACAGGCGCTGATAATCGCCTTTGTGGCCTGCGCGGCAACGCTTGCCTTTGGCTTTGCCGGGCCGCGCGTATATGTGCCGTCCTCTCTGGCGCTGATGGGCGCTACGCTTGTGGCCTCACGCCAGCTGTTTATGGGCGGCCTCTTTCTCTCGCCCCTCTATGGTCTGCTCACCACCCTGCTGTGCGGCGGCTTGCTGCTGAGTGTGCGCTTCTGGCAGGAGGAAAAGCAGAAAATCGTTCTGCGCCGTGCGTTTTCGCGCTATGTATCGCCGGAAGTGGTCAAGCGGATCAGCAATCGGCAGGGCGATCTGCTGGCTGGCGAAAACCGTGAGCTTTCCATCCTGTTCACGGATATTCGGGGTTTTACAAGCCTTTCCGAAACGCTTTCACCGCAGGATGTGGTGCAACTGCTGAACCGTTATTTTACGCCCATGACGGCCATTGTGCGCAGTCGGCAGGGAACGCTGGACAAGTTCATCGGTGATGCGCTCATGGCCTTCTGGAACGCGCCCCTTGATGTGCCGGGCCATCCTGCGCTGGCGGTGGATGCCGCCCTGAGCATGCAGGAACAGCTTGAGGCGCTGAACGGCGAAATTGAGGCGAGCTTTGGCATACGCCTTGCGATGGGCGCGGGCATTCACACCGGTCAGGCCTATGTGGGCAACATGGGGTCGGACGATCTCATCAACTACACCCTCATAGGCGATAATGTGAATCTTGCCTCGCGCCTTGAGGGGCTGTGCAAACGCTATGGCGCGCCTGTGGTAGTGAGCGGGGACACCAGGGAAGGCTGCGGGGATGCCTTTGCCTTTGTTCATCTTGACGTGCTGCGCGTGAAGGGCAAGACGAGGCCTGTCAGCATCTACTGGCCCATGAGGCAGGGTATGGATGGAATTTTTCAGGCAGCCATGCCGCAGTGGAGCGCAGCGCGCGCACTGTATGAAAAGGGGGATTTTGCCAAGGCCGCGGCTGGCTTTGCCGTGCTGACCAAAAGTTATCCCTCGATACGTCTGTTTGGTCTGTATCATGAACGCACGCTTATGCTTGCGCAGAATCCGCCTGCCCGGTGGGACGGCATCTGGACAATGGAAGGTAAGTAG
- a CDS encoding FecR family protein, whose protein sequence is MIRSMLGRGALALCLTLLAGGVCTAKDVGQVISFKAGVTAQRDGQAVALDMKSAVGNQDTLTTDSTGRAQILFDDDTTVALGSNTSLSLETVVAEGANPAFKARMGQGVARFITGKIVEKNPDGFSVVTPDATVGIRGTIFAVQVGNGTTTVFVTNTTKQVFVNGVLVPTGFKITLPQGAPTPMTPADHNLVSGSVAANSPASGATAQLAPPSPIAGNPITPTTLAQTPIVSQALGEGFRQTGNANVSGTLTNEVYSGSFSFLVNLTSGAVSNGVMQSGNSDTPMAMTGGRGSISGSSLNVSGFTADDYSGSMNGAAARNASGLSVSGGYKITDNSDGSLRESGSFSGKQR, encoded by the coding sequence ATGATTCGTTCAATGCTGGGGCGCGGAGCTTTGGCCCTGTGCCTGACTTTGCTGGCCGGGGGCGTATGCACGGCCAAGGATGTGGGACAGGTTATTTCCTTCAAGGCAGGCGTTACTGCTCAAAGGGATGGACAGGCCGTGGCGCTGGACATGAAAAGCGCGGTTGGGAATCAGGATACGCTGACTACAGACTCCACAGGCCGCGCGCAGATTCTTTTTGACGACGACACTACCGTGGCGCTTGGTTCCAACACGTCCCTGAGCCTTGAAACTGTGGTTGCAGAAGGCGCTAACCCCGCTTTCAAGGCCAGAATGGGGCAGGGCGTGGCCCGCTTTATCACGGGCAAGATTGTGGAAAAAAATCCTGATGGATTTTCAGTGGTTACGCCAGATGCTACCGTAGGCATCCGCGGCACCATCTTTGCCGTTCAGGTGGGCAACGGCACCACAACCGTATTTGTAACCAACACCACCAAGCAGGTTTTTGTTAACGGCGTGCTGGTGCCGACAGGTTTCAAGATCACCCTGCCGCAGGGCGCGCCTACCCCCATGACGCCAGCAGACCATAACCTGGTGTCTGGCAGCGTGGCGGCCAACAGCCCCGCCTCTGGCGCGACAGCGCAGCTGGCACCACCGTCACCCATTGCGGGGAATCCTATTACGCCCACAACGCTGGCGCAGACGCCCATTGTATCGCAGGCGCTGGGCGAGGGCTTCCGGCAGACGGGCAACGCCAATGTGTCTGGTACGCTGACCAATGAAGTGTACTCAGGATCGTTCAGTTTTCTGGTCAATCTGACAAGCGGCGCCGTAAGCAACGGCGTCATGCAGTCTGGCAATTCGGACACGCCTATGGCAATGACGGGCGGCAGGGGAAGCATCAGCGGCTCAAGCCTGAATGTTAGCGGATTCACGGCGGATGATTATTCCGGATCCATGAACGGCGCCGCCGCCCGCAACGCATCTGGGCTGTCTGTTTCAGGCGGCTACAAGATCACTGATAACAGTGATGGCAGCTTGAGGGAATCTGGTTCATTTTCCGGCAAGCAACGATAG
- the rho gene encoding transcription termination factor Rho, with the protein MRKKKATSTLLTDSALSLTELKTRSMQELMELAEQYEIENASSMRKQEIIFALLSTCASQNGAIYGDGVLEILPDGFGFLRSPLCSYMPGPDDIYVSPSQIRRFSLRKGDIVSGQIRPPKEGERYFALLKVTEIGFEPPEHAKNLVLFDNLTPIYPDLQLVMENGEKNLSNRVIDIMAPIGCGQRGLIVAPPRTGKTILLQSLANAINANNPDVYLIVLLIDERPEEVTDMERTVKKAEVISSTFDEPPQRHVQVCEMVLEKAKRLVERKRDVVILLDSITRLGRAYNAVTPSSGRVLSGGLDANALQRPKRFFGAARNIEEGGSLTIIATALIDTGSRMDEVIFEEFKGTGNMEIYLDRHLSEKRVFPAIDINRTGTRKEDLLLADDVLNRVWILRKILAPMSSIDSMEFLLDKMRATKSNKDFMNAMGK; encoded by the coding sequence ATGCGCAAAAAGAAAGCTACTTCCACACTGTTGACCGACAGCGCCTTGAGCCTCACGGAGCTGAAGACGCGTAGCATGCAGGAACTCATGGAGCTGGCTGAGCAGTATGAAATTGAAAATGCCAGTTCCATGCGTAAGCAGGAGATCATTTTCGCTCTGCTTTCCACCTGTGCTTCACAAAACGGCGCCATTTACGGTGATGGCGTTCTTGAAATTCTGCCCGATGGCTTTGGCTTTTTGCGGTCGCCGTTGTGCAGCTACATGCCCGGCCCGGACGACATCTACGTGTCGCCCTCGCAGATCAGGCGGTTTTCTTTGCGCAAGGGTGATATAGTTTCCGGCCAGATCCGCCCCCCCAAGGAGGGCGAACGCTACTTTGCCCTGCTCAAGGTCACCGAGATCGGCTTTGAACCGCCGGAACACGCCAAGAACCTTGTTCTTTTTGACAACCTCACGCCCATCTATCCTGACCTCCAGCTCGTCATGGAAAATGGCGAGAAGAATCTTTCCAACCGCGTTATCGACATCATGGCGCCCATTGGCTGCGGACAGCGTGGCCTTATCGTGGCCCCGCCGCGCACGGGTAAAACAATCCTGCTGCAGTCGCTGGCCAATGCCATCAATGCCAATAACCCCGATGTTTACCTCATTGTGCTTTTGATTGACGAGCGCCCGGAAGAAGTTACCGACATGGAGCGCACAGTCAAAAAGGCCGAGGTTATCAGCTCCACCTTTGACGAACCGCCGCAGCGCCACGTGCAGGTATGCGAGATGGTGCTTGAAAAAGCCAAGCGCCTTGTGGAACGCAAGCGCGATGTTGTCATCCTGCTCGACTCCATCACCCGCCTGGGGCGCGCGTATAACGCTGTGACCCCTTCTTCAGGCCGGGTGCTCTCCGGTGGTCTTGACGCCAACGCCCTGCAACGGCCCAAGCGCTTTTTTGGCGCGGCCCGCAATATTGAAGAAGGCGGCAGCCTCACCATCATCGCTACGGCGCTTATCGACACTGGTTCCCGCATGGATGAAGTTATCTTTGAAGAATTCAAAGGTACCGGCAACATGGAAATCTACCTCGACCGCCACCTTTCGGAAAAACGCGTTTTCCCCGCCATCGACATCAACCGCACGGGCACCCGCAAGGAAGACCTGCTGCTGGCCGACGATGTGCTCAACCGCGTGTGGATTCTGCGCAAGATTCTTGCCCCTATGTCTTCCATCGACAGTATGGAATTTTTGCTGGACAAAATGCGCGCGACAAAATCCAACAAGGATTTCATGAACGCCATGGGCAAGTAA
- a CDS encoding ACT domain-containing protein, with the protein MKTEQLSVFLENRAGRLAEVTHTLAEAGINIRALSLADTSDFGILRMIVCDHDKAKVVLKEKGFTLGRTSVVAVEVPDNPGGLDSVLQTVSKNGINVEYMYAFVQREAESAVMIFRFDKVDQAIEVLKAHNFVIIPAERLCAR; encoded by the coding sequence ATGAAAACGGAACAGCTTTCAGTTTTTCTGGAAAACCGGGCCGGCCGTCTGGCCGAGGTTACGCATACTCTGGCAGAGGCTGGCATCAACATTCGCGCGCTCTCGCTGGCCGATACTTCTGATTTCGGCATTCTGCGCATGATTGTATGCGACCATGATAAAGCCAAGGTTGTTTTGAAGGAAAAGGGGTTTACCCTTGGCCGCACAAGCGTTGTGGCCGTGGAAGTTCCGGACAACCCCGGCGGCCTTGATTCCGTTCTTCAGACGGTCTCCAAGAACGGCATCAACGTGGAATACATGTACGCCTTTGTGCAGCGCGAAGCTGAAAGCGCCGTCATGATCTTTCGCTTTGACAAGGTCGATCAGGCCATTGAAGTACTCAAGGCCCACAACTTTGTTATTATCCCGGCAGAGCGTCTCTGCGCCCGCTAG
- a CDS encoding tetratricopeptide repeat protein produces MLLLVSTAIAADDSPALRTAVGSAKVDAAALMQQGKYASAYDMYMRLLREAPDDDEINLNLARSSMRCGRYNQAVMAYERLTEKYPSEPVLYSELAQAYMALEDRASAERAMATMRSLNPNISKADNDRLLDSLEKRYDHWQVHGKLRTGLLYDSNATFGPSSTTMDLGTWRVSLPDSEAKGTFGAYLGANLDVGWKAERDTPWWIVGDAQGLARGNGDSSLDDVHSRTTEWGRAAVGLRHLTPTTMFDLRLKSEVFDYQWYQNVTASGPEATWLWAVSPSWHLITRGTLDSRAYSRDGDRNGAYWTLGQYVRRFFGESNHEIMVGLSYVGGNTPEKADYCYTGWEASARLVLKLPKDFELAPFVSFENDWYNGPATALETSSRLDQKWRTGAVLTWHITDAWSVETSYQYTHNNSESPLYRYDQSLVSLGVAWSF; encoded by the coding sequence ATGCTTTTACTGGTCAGTACCGCCATCGCCGCAGATGATTCCCCCGCACTGCGCACGGCGGTGGGATCTGCCAAGGTTGATGCTGCTGCCCTCATGCAACAGGGCAAATATGCTTCCGCATACGACATGTACATGCGCCTGCTGCGTGAAGCGCCGGACGATGATGAAATCAACCTTAATCTGGCGCGCAGCTCCATGCGCTGCGGGCGGTACAATCAGGCTGTAATGGCCTATGAGCGCCTTACGGAAAAATATCCATCGGAGCCTGTACTCTACAGCGAACTGGCGCAGGCCTACATGGCGCTTGAAGACCGCGCCAGCGCGGAGCGAGCCATGGCAACCATGCGGTCGCTGAATCCCAATATCAGCAAGGCTGATAATGACCGACTGCTAGATTCGCTTGAAAAGCGTTACGATCATTGGCAGGTGCACGGCAAACTCCGCACTGGTCTGCTGTATGACTCCAACGCCACATTTGGCCCTTCAAGCACAACCATGGATTTGGGTACGTGGCGTGTCAGCCTGCCGGATTCGGAAGCCAAGGGCACCTTTGGCGCGTATCTTGGGGCAAACCTTGATGTGGGCTGGAAGGCCGAGCGGGATACGCCCTGGTGGATTGTGGGCGATGCGCAGGGCCTGGCGCGCGGCAATGGAGATTCATCGCTTGATGATGTGCACAGCCGCACTACAGAATGGGGCAGGGCGGCTGTGGGCCTTCGCCATCTCACGCCCACAACCATGTTTGATCTGCGCCTTAAGAGCGAAGTTTTTGATTATCAGTGGTACCAGAATGTCACGGCATCCGGCCCGGAAGCCACATGGCTTTGGGCGGTCTCGCCGTCATGGCATCTCATTACGCGTGGTACGCTGGATTCGCGGGCATACTCCAGGGACGGCGACCGCAACGGCGCGTACTGGACACTGGGCCAGTATGTGCGACGTTTTTTTGGCGAGAGCAACCATGAAATCATGGTCGGCTTGAGTTATGTGGGCGGCAACACGCCGGAAAAGGCCGATTACTGCTACACCGGATGGGAAGCCAGCGCCCGCCTGGTGCTCAAGCTGCCCAAGGACTTTGAACTCGCCCCCTTTGTTTCCTTTGAAAACGACTGGTACAACGGCCCGGCAACGGCACTTGAAACATCCAGCAGGCTTGACCAGAAATGGCGCACTGGCGCGGTCCTTACGTGGCACATTACCGATGCATGGTCTGTTGAAACTTCGTACCAGTATACCCACAACAATTCAGAAAGCCCGCTGTACAGATACGACCAGTCCCTTGTTTCGCTTGGTGTTGCCTGGTCGTTCTAG
- a CDS encoding CarD family transcriptional regulator, protein MFTPDDLVVYPAQGVGQIERIDSKTVGGLVCELYIVRIRANNVTLMVPVNNAAHVGLRTLTPKDEAATILESLRNDSGKVVYTGQNWNRRFREYSERLKSPSLAIVAEVLRELLLIGRSKELSFGERRLQEQAMGLVTGELSEVLEIAEGKVRDELLEIYAPPPAPEETAS, encoded by the coding sequence ATGTTCACTCCGGACGATCTCGTTGTATATCCTGCCCAAGGTGTGGGCCAAATAGAACGCATAGACAGCAAAACCGTTGGGGGGCTTGTCTGTGAGCTCTATATTGTGCGCATTCGGGCAAACAACGTCACGCTGATGGTTCCGGTAAACAATGCCGCGCATGTGGGCCTGCGCACCCTCACGCCCAAGGATGAGGCCGCCACGATTCTTGAATCGCTCCGCAATGATTCGGGCAAGGTTGTGTACACGGGCCAGAACTGGAACCGCCGCTTCCGCGAATATTCCGAGCGGCTCAAAAGCCCCAGCCTTGCAATTGTGGCCGAAGTGCTGCGCGAGCTGCTGCTTATTGGCCGCAGCAAGGAACTTTCTTTTGGCGAACGGCGGCTTCAGGAGCAGGCCATGGGCCTTGTGACCGGCGAATTGTCAGAAGTTCTGGAAATTGCAGAAGGCAAGGTGCGCGACGAACTGCTTGAAATCTATGCGCCCCCGCCAGCACCCGAAGAAACTGCCAGCTAG
- a CDS encoding twin-arginine translocase TatA/TatE family subunit, with protein MFGVSMPELLLLLVVVLLVFGSNKLPEIGGGLGRAIRNFRRSSTEPDEIDITPKDKKQPTSTDDPNHKA; from the coding sequence ATGTTCGGCGTAAGCATGCCTGAATTATTGCTCTTACTTGTTGTGGTTCTGCTTGTTTTCGGGTCGAACAAACTGCCGGAAATCGGTGGTGGGCTGGGTCGGGCAATCCGCAACTTTCGCCGCTCTTCGACCGAGCCGGATGAAATTGACATAACCCCCAAGGATAAAAAGCAGCCCACGTCTACTGACGATCCCAATCACAAGGCATAG